A DNA window from Onychostoma macrolepis isolate SWU-2019 chromosome 13, ASM1243209v1, whole genome shotgun sequence contains the following coding sequences:
- the lrrc18a gene encoding leucine-rich repeat-containing protein 18 yields the protein MLQKRLTINLCLYSSMAKGKRAGGAKGTKITLKMAKNALRVTPDGKLRLDLSNVGIATFPKCLLKLRNIEELDLSRNKLKIIPEFIGQLSGLRWLDLHSNQIEQLPESIGLLGSLLYLNLCNNNLDSAGLSPDIGSLRNLQVLNLGMNRLNALPPTLATLTNLTELGLFDNLFTQIPECINALPNLTKLNTKRNPVSYTQRDGKDSDSVKTMGNLFLVRERDLCHPCQERCRRKKMLERSQRKNNF from the coding sequence ATGCTTCAGAAGCGCTTAACCATTAATCTGTGTCTATACAGCTCCATGGCTAAAGGAAAGAGAGCAGGCGGAGCCAAAGGTACGAAGATCACCttgaaaatggctaaaaatGCTCTCAGAGTAACTCCAGATGGCAAACTACGACTTGATCTGAGCAACGTAGGCATCGCCACGTTTCCCAAATGCCTTCTAAAGTTAAGAAACATAGAGGAACTTGACCTGAGCCGCAACAAATTGAAAATAATCCCAGAATTCATTGGCCAGCTCAGTGGACTGCGTTGGTTAGACCTTCACAGCAACCAAATCGAACAACTGCCCGAAAGCATTGGACTCCTGGGATCTCTGCTCTACCTCAACCTCTGCAACAACAATCTGGACTCTGCCGGTTTATCGCCTGACATAGGAAGTCTGAGAAACCTCCAGGTTCTCAACTTGGGTATGAATCGTCTAAACGCCCTCCCTCCCACCTTGGCCACCCTAACAAACCTGACAGAGCTGGGACTTTTTGATAACTTGTTCACACAGATACCGGAATGCATAAATGCGTTGCCCAACCTGACGAAGCTGAACACCAAACGCAACCCTGTTTCCTACACACAGCGAGATGGCAAAGACTCTGACTCTGTAAAGACAATGGGAAATCTGTTTttggtgagagagagagatttgtgCCATCCTTGTCAAGAGAGGTGCAGAAGGAAAAAGATGCTTGAGAGGTCGCAAAGAAAGAATAATTTTTAG